From the Musa acuminata AAA Group cultivar baxijiao chromosome BXJ1-2, Cavendish_Baxijiao_AAA, whole genome shotgun sequence genome, one window contains:
- the LOC135608100 gene encoding BTB/POZ domain-containing protein At3g50780-like — MADFRVGKLEQGQTKIRNVPIAVTPEGFWCCPSPAVLQKSLKNHNHQSKSKASSPLRSRASSLQRTATSTVDKKTHSGSLGSKVVSDDQRCPTSDTAVPAAVSPASVPERPSERPPKPNVDNPQRKISMGFGQPETSDLKVILFGKEGICVRMSVHWNILAENSRFFADKLAVQSPVPCLEVADCEDVEIYVETVGLMYCKELKHKLIKQSVPRVLRIIKVAESLGFRACIKSCLDYLEAVPWVAEEEENVVSSIRHLQNYGASPLLKRVASDLSDPPNDTLAHIMELVLKSNEDRGRREMKSLVLKLLKENNIWTNGSVNICIELFYSSCRSCMESLLDLFRQASEPGFSDKSLDSKDPVMRHIALEADNLLWLVEILADRHAADEFAVLWAGQHELAELHSKLPIMSRHLVSCITARLFVGIGKGEILPPRDTRQLLLQVWLQPLIGDYSWLQHGCRSFDRKVVEEGIGQTILTLPLEDQQSILLSWLGSFLKVGDNCPNLQRAFEVWWRRTFIRPYVEYQGINPQSDKS, encoded by the exons ATGGCAGATTTTAGAGTTGGCAAGCTTGAGCAGGGCCAGACAAAGATCCGGAATGTACCCATTGCAGTAACCCCGGAAGGGTTTTGGTGTTGTCCCTCTCCTGCAGTTCTTCAGAAGTCCCTCAAAaatcataatcaccaaagcaaaaGCAAAGCATCATCTCCATTGCGATCGAGGGCTTCATCACTTCAGAGGACAGCGACTTCGACAGTCGATAAGAAAACACATTCCGGCTCATTAGGGTCTAAGGTTGTTTCGGATGATCAGAGATGTCCGACTTCCGATACTGCTGTTCCTGCTGCTGTCAGTCCAGCAAGTGTGCCTGAGAGGCCATCAGAGAGGCCACCAAAACCAAATGTTGATAATCCGCAACGCAAGATATCAATGGGGTTTGGCCAGCCTGAGACCAGCGATTTGAAAGTGATTTTGTTTGGTAAGGAAGGAATCTGTGTGAGGATGAGTGTGCATTGGAACATTCTTGCAGAAAATAGTCGTTTCTTTGCAGATAAGCTTGCCGTGCAGTCTCCAGTACCATGCCTTGAAGTAGCAGACTGTGAAGATGTGGAGATCTATGTTGAGACAGTGGGATTGATGTACTGCAAAGAACTTAAGCACAAACTGATCAAGCAAAGTGTTCCGCGTGTGCTACGCATAATCAAG GTTGCAGAATCACTTGgcttccgtgcatgcatcaaaTCCTGCTTAGATTATTTGGAAGCAGTCCCTTGGGttgcagaggaagaagaaaatgtGGTGTCTTCTATCCGACATCTGCAGAATTATGGTGCAAGCCCTCTGTTGAAGCGAGTAGCTTCCGATTTATCAGATCCACCAAATGACACTCTTGCACATATAATGGAGTTAGTCCTCAAAAGCAATGAAGATAGAGGTCGGCGAGAAATGAAATCCTTAGTGCTGAAACTTCTGAAAGAAAACAATATTTGGACAAATGGATCTGTAAACATATGCATTGAGTTGTTTTACAGTTCATGTAGGAGCTGCATGGAATCACTGTTGGATCTGTTTAGACAAGCATCTGAGCCTGGTTTCTCAGATAAATCTTTGGACAGCAAAGACCCTGTAATGCGGCATATTGCTCTCGAGGCAGATAATCTTCTTTGGTTAGTTGAGATTCTGGCTGACAGGCATGCAGCAGATGAATTTGCTGTGTTGTGGGCTGGCCAGCACGAGCTTGCTGAATTACACTCAAAGCTACCAATCATGTCACGCCACCTCGTTAGCTGCATCACTGCGAGGCTCTTTGTTGGTATTGGAAAAGGAGAGATACTTCCGCCGAGGGACACCAGGCAGCTGCTATTACAAGTTTGGCTACAGCCACTCATTGGTGACTACAGCTGGTTACAACATGGTTGCAGATCATTTGATCGGAAGGTTGTGGAGGAAGGAATTGGCCAAACCATTTTGACACTTCCTTTAGAAGATCAGCAGAGTATTCTGCTTTCTTGGTTGGGAAGTTTCCTGAAGGTTGGCGACAACTGCCCAAATCTTCAGAGAGCCTTTGAAGTTTGGTGGAGGAGAACTTTCATAAGGCCGTATGTTGAATACCAGGGCATAAATCCGCAGTCGGATAAAAGTTAA